cagaataaatattattaataatattttcattttattattttaaaagagaaaaactaaaactaaaaactaaaaactaaaaactaaaaactaaaactaaaatcaTCATCATGCTTTTTAAAAGACTAAAATCTACTGAAAGTAAGTGTGACACCGCAGGACCTCCTCGTGATATTTTGAGTCCTGTTAACTGTTTCTCTCTTTCCTCTTTCTTAATATTGGAAATACGAGCTTACTTTTCGCCGATGATAGTTTGTTTTTCTGCAAGGCAAATGTGGCTGAATGTGATGTTATCCTTAAGCTTCTTAAAGACTATGAAACTGTGTCGGgtcaattaataaattttgagaaatcaTCTTTGCAATTTGGTCACAAGGTACCAGAGGATCAGAGGGTGGAAATTCAAAGTAAACTTGACATTACTAAGTTGGGAGGTATGGGAAATTATTTGGGAATACCAGAAAGTTTGGGAGGATCCAAAACACAAAATTTCGGCTTTTTGAATGAACGGGTCAACAATAAGGTGAACAGTTGGACAGTTCGGTTTCTCACTAAAGGTGGAAAAGAGGTGATGATAAATTCAGTGGCGTTGCCAATGCCAAATCATGTCATGTCATGTTATAGGTTACCAAAGGCAGTGACAAAGAAAATTATAGGGGCTATTGCTCATTTTTGGTGGAGTAGTGGTAAAAATAAAAGAGGTATTCATTGGTTCTCCTGGGATAAGGTATGTAAATCTAAGGAGAAGGGAGGACTTAGCTTTCACGATCTCCAAGATTTTAATACCGCTTTGGCGTTTGATTGACAAACCAGATTGTTTGTTCTCAAAAGTATTTAAAGGCCGATATTTTCGGAATACTGATCCACTGGATCCTCACAAATCCACTGGATCCTCACAGATCTTATTCTCCGTCTTATGGTTGGAGAAGTATATGctcagctagatctctggttactAAAGGGCTAATCAAAAGAGTGGGAACGGGACAGACCATCTCCGTATGGCATGATCCATGGTGATATGTCCTGAAttgaaggatcactttagctgggtgttggatatgatccgagaaggcaattgacacttctggaactgagatggattgaaaggatcgccGAGAAATGCGGGATGAcacttgatatacccacgatctaaggctaaccacctaagaaagAATGTAGTgcgttggctaaccaccaaacaacacacaaagatgaattggctgaccaccaaatcaacaagccggttcacaccaatgaaatagctaaagaactctctctttctcactcagagaagaaacaaaaataaactcaaaaacatagactgattttattcatagaatgagactacatatttatagtgtttgtagtcaaagactaataaagaaaatacaCGGAAAATAatgcatagaaaatacaaatttgaccAGATCTGAATTAATGAGTCAaagactcagtcttccatgcagATTGGTCAAAGATGGCCCTTCAGATAAagtccaggttcatccgaactaGATGGATGCACGGGGTAAAGAAAAGGACGCTTACTggactgtccggatggtccgccGGATAAGAATGCATGTTCGTCTTCGGTTTCTTCACGACCCAAGCTAAGTCTGGCTCGACCGTGGGTCTTAGAATGTCGAGTTGGTCGGGGAAGACGGGCTGTGGTTCGGTCGGTTTGGTCGTCTGGATGTTGTTCCAGCCGAAGCTCCAATCGGGACGCACGCGGGACGGCTCGGTCAGTCTGATCGGTACGGTTGGATGAACGAACCTCATTTGAAATGATCTTATCGTCCTGAGCTCCATCCTGGACTGGTTCCATGTACTGGTCCATGTACTGAGGCGCATCACATGGATTCCTGCTCCTCGGCCGAGATCAGCAAATCAAAAAACACTATCCCAATTTTTAAATCCTTCTTTGAAGGTGGATCATCTCATCAATCCGTTGACGAAATATTGGACTGTGGACTTTCTCAATGCATATATACACCCGGAGGATGTCAAAATTATTAGAGGTCTGGCTATAAACCGAAATGATAGGCAAGATTCTTATGGATGGGATTTCACAGAGTCAGGAAAATATACAGTTAAGTTTGAATATAGGGTGGAATCATTATTTATAGATAACGTACAAGATTTGGTTCCTTATGGTCCTCATATTAAACCATTACTTGCTTTCTGCTGGAAACTTAAATGTGCCCCGAAACTTAGACAGTTTATTTGGCAAGTTCTCTCCGGTACTATTTCGGTGGCAAAAATATTAAGGGCTCGTCGTATTAATTGTGATACACGATGCAGTATTTGTGATGTCGAGGAAGAGTCAGTGAATCTTGCTTTATTTGAATGTCCACCAGCTCTGCAAAACCTGGACTTTATCAAAAATCCCTTCAGCCCCTGGTATTTTTCCTACCGCTTCGGTGTTTACTAATATGGATTATCTTTTCTGGAGATTGCCAAAAGAATTTGATTTTAACAACTTtccatggatattatggtacatttggaaaaatagaaacaagaaagtttttaataatagagatggaAACCCTCAGGAAATTCTTTGAATTGCGGAAGTGGAGAGTGAGGTATGGGCGGAGGCTCAAATAACAATTCCAGAAAGGCAGTTTCAGGGTACACAAGCTTTTGACTGGCAAACTTCGGGTCACTCGAGAACTTGTTTTATAGATGGTGTGTGGAAGGAGAATGATAAGTTCTCTGGGCAGGGATGGTTCTGCCGAGGCGTAGGATTAGAAGAGAAGATGATGGGGGCGATGAATCTCCGAAGAAGCTTATCAGCTCTACATGCATAATGTGAAGCTTTGATATGGGCTatggagtgcatgaagaccctTGATTTTTCATACGTAGTTTTTGCAAAAGACTGTTCTCAACTAGTGAAGATGGTGTCCTCACCTGGcgaatggccagcttttgctACACATATGGAGGAGTTTCAACGCAGTAAGAGTTTCTTTCATTCCTTCAAGATTCAACATATACCAAGAGCAACTAATCTAGTGGCAGACAAGCTTGCACGAGGTGTTCGGAGTTCCCTTTCAGCTGTGTTCTATGTTGATTCCACCTCACCGGCTTGGCTTTCCGAGTCGGTAAAGCATTTATCttagtttagttattattgttgtaaaaaaaaaatagaaacctaAAACCAGAATCTACAatccaaaaatcaaaaactaaaaactaaaatctagaAACTAGGAAAATAATCATCACCCTAGTATCTTGGATGTGAACCCAGCACAATAATTTTTACAGTTCTTGCAAGAGAAAATGAGTCAagcttttctcaaaaaaaaaaaaaaagagaaaatgagtCAAGcttttctccaaaaaaaaagaaaagagttaaGTTAGTGCAATTAACTCCATTTATGTCGCCTCATCTTCGACTTTTAAGAGAACGATTATTGTAGGGTTCTTAACATAGGGTTTTTAGTGGAATATAAGAACATGTCTcgtaacttttaactaaaaaagttaagaatcggttcttaaataagagttttaatagacggttcttagttttttatttaaaatttaaaagttaaaagacgggttcttatattccgctaagaacccatAAACCTCCCAATAATCATACTCTAATATGTCTCGTCTCGTGTGAACGCTTTTCCCAAGAGCATAAAATTAGTGTGAGTGAATCTccagaaaatagaaaaaattagTGTGAGTGAATGATCCAGAAAATAATGTCTCGTGTGAACGATTCACTCTCCAGTTTTGAGCATAAATGTCTGGCCAGATTCGGCGAACATGGTCCACGTAAATCACACAAAATTTCATGAAAAATCCCTGATTTTCAACTAATAGTAAAATCAGGGCTagcaaatttgaaaaaaaatgtcgATCCAGAGCCACCAACCAAAAAACAGGTTCCTGACTTTCCAAAGAGGCGAAGACTAAACATGTGACATCATTTCATATTGGGAAATTTGGAAATATGACCATAAAAACTATATTTCCTTGATTATCCATATGATGTACTTAGTAGAATATGCAGTTTATAAATTGGATAAATACCAAAATATCTTTACGGGGTATTTAATCTAGTTATTgaaattatttgagtttcattAAGTTCTTAGATGATGTTAGGTGAATTGAGAATTTACTTTGACTTTTATCAAACTAACCTAAAATCTTATCTACAACcatgagttttgttttttttaattttaactaaaagtAAAACCTCACTAAAACACTCTAAAGCCACTAGAACCATCCTAAAATTCAcaactaataaaaattttaaataacaaaacatttcaaagtatttattatagaaaaaattcccaaaatagaacaaaaaacACAGGAAATGATTGGTAAGTgctgtaacttttattttttgattttaaaataatagctgtagattttattgctgtagcTGTAGATTAATTATTTCTAGAGCACTAAATATAAAACTCTAGAAAAACTGATTTCCAAAGCTATTTTGTTtcctattttagtttttatggctgtagctttaatttttttcttagagcatgattGGTAAACTAAAGTGGATGTAGAAAAAAAATGAGCTGTGGAAAGCACTCACAACACTTACCAATCACCCTCACAGTCTTTGTCTCATTAGTATAAATCCAACCTTAATTTTTCCTATAGTATAATAATTGTGTAAAACCCAAAATTAGTTCTTatttaatcaaattaattattttctaattacattttaaaattaatttctaattacttttaaattattcttcacctattaacataaacataaaagaaaataaaataaaatataaaaatcaataaacTAATCGATTCACTTATTAATGTCAACAAAAAACgggaataaaaatattaaaatttaataaataattagtaaacatgaaaataaatataaggtattttaaaataaaacatttttcaatttaaaaaaaaaatcgtgtaATAGTTTGTATTTACGAAATGTATATATGTGATTCAAAAACTGATTCGCTACTATAAAcatttaatatttgaattatatgatctataatatattaaatatgttgTATAAAGTATtcacccaatttttttttctcatagtcaaataaaaatttagttaatatatattgtttgaaATTGTTAGTAAGTAATATTACGGTTTTTATTTcagtattttattaatattattagcaaaatgttttgttttaatttttttattggtaaTTCGAAATTGTTCATCTAGATAGCTGGACGACGAATAGCAGATCTGTTGGCGTATtactgatctggacggttgtctGTTGGCGTATtactgatctggacggttgtagtcatcCAACGTTTTGGGTCGAGCAGCCTAGTTTACAGCTTGAGAAACTGCAGCGATATTAGCATCTTGATCAGGAATTACAGCCCTTTGATCATCTaacctctgacctgctgcattacgcagatgatcctcctggtcatgcagacCTCCATTCTCCTCTCGCACTAAGATAAgggtcgcaaccatgtctcgcgaaCGGGTGTCAATCAATGTTCTGATGGAAGTGTTGACCGGCGGTAGCTCACAACTGCCGGTCGACAGATTAGTAGGACCGGTCGACATTTGCTGAGAAGTGTCGGTCGACAAACtgatgttgttgtcgatcgatgcgggtCTCTTTTCTTTGCAGATCGTGCGTTCCAAGAGTGCATGGTCTGagaataacaataatattttcttgttgcttctggtactgatGGGAATGCACCtaaaagaaattatgaatttttttaattagttttcttgAATAGCAGAAAAACCTAAACTAAATCTAATTAGataagatctaatggcgatcaaatcTCTCCGgaaacggcgccaaatttgatcactcaaattaccataAAGAGTGATTTAtcctctcaaataagaggttcaattgtagtacttagggatcgaatccacaaggagctagggcacacaatagatcCTTATAGCagtgattaagctaggtaaATTATGAAAACAGTAAATAGAAAGCAAGGCGAACAAGACATTTGTTCAGTTGATTGGTTTGAGGTTTGTAAACAGTTAAATGAACgcgctagatctagggtttctatttggGTAATTAGGACTATAGAGGTATAGAATACTTAgactaatggcgatcaaagctcacCGAAAATGGCACCAAATTtgatcactcaaattaccctaaggagtgatttactctctcaaataagaggttgaattgtagtacttagggatcaaatccacaaagaGCTAGGGCATACAATAGATCCTAATAGCACTGATTAAGCTAGGTAAATTATGAAAACAGGAAATAGCAAGGAAGGCGAACAAGACAGATGTTCAGTTGATTGGTTTGAGGTTTGTAAACAGTTAAATGAAAgcgctagatctagggtttctattcaggtaattaGGACTATAGAGGTATAGAATACTTAGGTTGTCAATCCTAGAACTCGACTTCTAGTATAAATATATCCAGTTTTCGCATATGATTATTATGTTTTGACTAAGTTTAATATCTTAGATGTCGCTTGTTGATACGGATCGAACCTCGATCGACATTATGGTaagaacgtcgatcgatgacagACTTTAGCGAGTTGATCGATAGGTTACTAGTATTGTCTAAATCAGCTttcgcttgtttctagcaatacTAGCTCAAAGGAATTAGTTCTGGTGCAGAGCCTACCGTCGTAGTTGTCCACAATCCTAAGTTCAAGGTTCTATTTAGCTACTCTAAAACACATGCATTAATCACAATTCTTTGAAGAATATTTATCACCTTAGCAATTCTGTATTTTGggttaatccctcataacctatttgaaccatAAATCTAACAGATGAATTACTCAGATATAGCAAAGGaattcataaacataaactgAATAAAATGCATAAACAAAATATAGTTAGAAATACTGGAGTTTCAATACATCTCTGAAGTAGTCTTGAGTCTTCTCTCCAAATctactaaaaaccctaagtaATGTTTGCTGTAATAAGTATAAAATATGAAAGCGcgtgttgcctagaacaatagcagaacacataaatattaggttaaaatcgGCCAAGAGTATTTCTGTAAATGTGTTGTGACTTAGGATTTAAGTCGGCTGAAAACTTAGCCGGGTCTTGTGCGCTTCGCTATCGATCAACGACACATGatgtgtgtcgatcgatgtttgtcTTTGATTGTCGACCTTCGGACTGGTTCCACGGTCAGCTACGGGCTTCTTCTCATTTTATTTCCAAAATGCattaaaatcactattttcctCCAAAACACtcatgaacctgtaaatacacttaaaagactccaaaaaataataaatagttaataaaacacatatatACCATGGCTTAAAATGGATAAAAGCCATGGTATATCAAAGACTTACCTTTTATAGATAATTTGGAGATTAAGGTTGAGTATCTTGCAGTATGCTAAGAATgatgcaaaagaaaaatatactaGAAATTACTATTAATAATGAGATTGGATATTAGAGAATAATATAAAGTCGAAAAAGATGGAAAAGGCCGAATGAGGGGTGGGTGAGTGGATGGAAGAGAATCTAACAAGATAGCAGATAAGTTGGCAAGACAAGGACTCCCACATGCCACATGgtgtttcatttttattacattatggTGCTCCTTTCTTCGTAATAGACTCTTTTGACGAGGATTATATATCTTCTTCATTATATTAATAAAGTCAGATGttataaaaaggaaattaatcaGCCAATAACTTCGGAGCAAAGTCTCGCAGtctcctaaacaaaaaaaactgatatGTAGTACTTTTAATGAGTCTAACTTACTCTTATTAATTGATACTAGATTCtttctccgcgctacgcgcggataatatatttaaatttgttacatttatcatttttatttctatttgaacttttgtatattaaattatatataactaattttcaaatttgatttttttttttatatttttagtttgaagtaagtatttttattatatgtaacacaattaactaataaaatatgaagaatcaagtccgagattttagacttatgtaaaaaatatataattatgtgtAGAATGgaaattatcttagtttaaaatattggaatctcatctcgaataaatcAACGAaaaaaagtactccaataacctatttaaaatataaaatctccatttcaaaaaaaaacaggcgtatttaataatattttttaagtgtaatagttgaaaactgacaattgaatatagatttagaatattattttaatatatctaatggtaaaatattaattgtaataaacagattttgaattttgtaatactacatgaattagaagtctttaaaatctaaaatctattttatttacctaatatatgttttattcatttattattttgacgttaaaaaatattgctttagttttatttgtatatttatttttaataatttagtttctttttaagtaattttaaaattatcaagaatataatatatttaaaattatttatttaaatatatccaaatatgatgtctcatttttatgtgtgtttgcgttaagcatatttaatttgtagtttgtatagttaataacaccttgttgcgcgtcgttctatggttttaataaatgtgttgtcatttcatttttattactactaacatgattttttagtgatcagtaatgtatttttaatattatgtattatattttatcgtataGTTTCTAACTCTTCATGCTGGCACTTTccttagaatcattttaattagataataggtttaaagatgtaaataaaactgtgtatgttgtaaatttagactttttaactgagcactatcaattatgaaaattatattacgattttattttactaaatctttttctgtgtaaattatttttttgtatttttacaattttattgctttattattctttaattgcagaTAATTGATATTTCcagtttttgtttcatatacctttgtttgttttctttttccaattacaatgtacagttcgactgttttcttttttggatcaaactactaatatcatcagATAGAAAAGCTTAAACTCCAGAATAAAGTGAGTATTTGTGCTAGAGAAAAGCTTAAAatagtgagatattataatattagaaattaTGGAAACTCTTCTCTGTTGTTCTACGCTGAACATAATTAAGTTGCTGtcaattgattctatattttatgataactggaaatacatatttatgtcttccttacatcatccttaattggtttacggttcgatcatttctaatatactgagagtaacataatattagatgttgattatctcATTCGAGTTAGGAATGCACATAATGAGAGAAATTCAAGGTATAtatatagagttagtttatagattactcCATCTGCTTCAAAAtgtaatcaattttaattaaaatctgtaatatttaaaagttatttctttagaaaactgtcatttaatatttaaatttaaacaattatacagtaatttacataatttaattggccacgcaatatataataaatataaagttacattgaaatataaaaacaatttatatagtgtaacaaaaaatacttttaaaccattatattataaaacaaagagaatattCAAATTGAAATATTAGAATAGTAAGTCAacagtaaaattattttatattaaattttttttattttataaatttttttaaaaattactatagCTCTTCTGGATCCGCTGCTAATGGTACTGTTTCTCAAGATCCACTTGTCGAAACACCTTCGCACAACCCTTCTCCTAGAGGCCAAAACCAGAGGAATGGCTCTGCATCACAAACCCATGGTGGTTGTAGTGACAACTTTTCACCACGGCACTCGCACAGGAACCAAAATGgtaaccaccaccaccaccaccaccaaagtCATGGTGGCAGGCGCAGCCAGGAGCAAGGGAATCAAAACTGGAATTTTTGCAGAAGCTTTAGTGGGAGAGATGGAAATGCACATTCACAAAGAGGCGCCCCAGCATTTGTGAGACATCAACCTCCAACTATGCAGTCAATTCCTCCTCAGTTTATGGCAGCTCAGCCTATTCAGCCTTTTGGCGGGCATGTGCCTTTTCCTCCTAGTGAGATACATTGAAAGATCACGTTttggaactctttttttttttctaatgcgTCTTTCATTTCAGAATTGGCATCTCCATATTATCCCCGTATGCCTTTCATCAGCCCTCTCTCACCTGGTCCAGTCTTTTACCAAGTCCAAGATCTTCCTCTAAACGTAAAACTACAGAAGCaaatacaatattattttaggtAGTACTTTTGTATTGAATCTCTCTTATTCGTCTCATTTCTCTTCTGGGAAGGAGTAATTTAGATGcaaatgtttctttttgttacaGTGAAGAGAATTTGATTAGAGACACATACCTTCGTGGGCACATGGATGATCATGGTTTTGTTCCGCTGCATGTGATTGCTGGTATCAAGAAGGTAAATTACTTTCTGGATGTGCCGTCATGCATGTTGGCCTGATTCACCTTTCTCACTGAATCTTATTTATTATTCTCGAGTCTGTAGAAATTGAGGATTAGCGTGTACTTGTATTCAGTCAATAATAAACCAgatgttttaaaattcaaaGATCATGTTGTAATTTTTGTTTGAGTTGAAAAATCACTAACTAAGCTCAAGACTCACAGATATATTTAGACAAACATAGAACCATAACCagagaagaagataaacacTTGAACCAATTATTCAAACACTATCTCCAATTACtatattcaataaataaaaaaagaaaaggatttTAGAATTAGTTGACTAACCTCCGTAAGCTTGGTGATTAGCTGCACCTTCTCCCTGTTCTTTTCGTTGAATGCTTCAAGAGCTTCTTTGTACTCTCGTTCCTACACACCAGATTAGCATCTTAATAATGATCCTCAACCAGACATATAATGGATTTGGTTATGTGCAATGGCCATACCTTTTTCTGAACAGTATGACCCAAAGGCTTTAACTCTTTGTTGACAGAATCAATCTTCTTCCTGGCCAAAGCAACTTCTTTCCTCATGGGTTCAGCTAAACCTTCAAGTTCCTAAATATACAATTCAAACCATTAAGCTTCTTAATCATGGTAGTTTTCATAAAAAGGAAAGAACTTTGATCCACAAATCTCATTTTTACCAAATGGATTTTACAATTAGTGATACAAAAGTGGAAACACTCACAAAAGTCCCAAtctttacttataatttaaaagaaaaaacaaaaaaagaagctatTTTTTGTTCAATGTTTCTTGAAAATTTCAATACTTGGGGTCCTACAAATCTCCCCCTAAACATGAATCACAACCACATAGCTTCACTGCATTAAACCCCCATATGTCcaatttttatatcttaatttgtttttttctatgtaagaaacaaaattaaagcacaattctcaaaaaaaaaaaaaagatgaggaAGTAAAGATGCTATACCTCACGGATCAAAGCGAGGCGCTTAGTCTCCTCTTCGACACGACCAAGCTGAGCTTGAACCCTTTCCCTAATCTCCATCTTATTCTTCTCGATCTCCTCTTCTTTCGCCC
The window above is part of the Brassica napus cultivar Da-Ae chromosome C3, Da-Ae, whole genome shotgun sequence genome. Proteins encoded here:
- the LOC125583959 gene encoding uncharacterized protein LOC125583959 codes for the protein MSFSRQMSNEDEEMSRTALSAIRAKEEEIEKNKMEIRERVQAQLGRVEEETKRLALIREELEGLAEPMRKEVALARKKIDSVNKELKPLGHTVQKKEREYKEALEAFNEKNREKVQLITKLTETRE